Part of the Leptolyngbya sp. BL0902 genome, GGCTCCGCTGCCACGGGTGCCCTTACGATGGGCTCCCTTCCATATTGGCCTGGCTAGATGGCCGTGGCCATCGGCGTAAACTCGTAATCATTGTGAGTTTCTTCCTCCAGGATATAACAACCATTCTGTTGCGTAAAGAGTATGGAGTAATTCATAAAACTTCACGACGATGAGATCCAAGCATTTGTTTCCATCCCTCAAAAAGTTTTTTAAAGACTTAAGAATTAGCTGAAACTCGCTCCCCTCATCACTTTTGCGTCTTAGGATGTCAGCTCCGTTTCTGATATCTGAGTCCTCACCATTGTTTGTATTATCTAGGACTTAAACATCCCCTCCAAGGGGGATTTCCCCGTCGGAGAACCGTACTTTTTCCAGGCTAGTCTCCGAAAATAAGTGGCCTGTTCCTTATTCCATGCTGATCACCATGATTTTCTCCCTATTTAGGGCGTTGGCTAGGGTTATGGGCAGATTTAGACAAATACCCCGACGCTAAGATGATTTTCCGAGGGGTCATTGTGATCGCCCCTAGGTTTTGCCCCAGCAATTTAGGTAGGCTGCACCTAGGCACCGAGGATCTACCTTGGCCTTGGCGTTTACGATATCAACCCGGTGTTTCGGGGGAATGACGGTTTTGTGGCAATGCTATGGCGAAGAGCTGATCAGACTGGGGTAGGAGACGGCTGGAGGCCCTGTGGTTTTGCCTTTTCTGCCACCCTGGGCTAGCGTAGAAAGTCGTGCCGTAAAGGGAGGGTAGAAACCATGGGAACCGTGGCCGGAAAAGGAGACTTTAGCGCCAGTGGCTATGTGGGAGCCGCCATTGTGAACCATTGTGCTACGCTGTCGTTTCAAAACTTCAGCACCAGTGCCGGGGATCTGTCCCTAGAGGCGCTGTTGACCATTAACGGGAACCTGGCCAAGCGTCACATTCCCCTTGGCCCCATCCCCGCTGGCCAGCCTGCCTTTGACCTAGCGGTTCCCGAAGGCACCGACATCAGCTTGTTCAACACCGTGGTGATTCGCGCCGCCAACCCCGACCAGGCCGAGACCGTAGTGGGTACAGCCACCGTGCCCTAGCCCAGCGATCCCAGCCTGGGTTTCCAGACCGGGTTTTTCGCCTAGAGGAGGCATCCTCGGCGACAGTCACCGCAGAAACCGGGGTTTCGCCGTTAGGTATTGGCGGGTTGACCGAGGGTGGTGATGTAGATAACGGCTTCGTCGGCGGGGATACCCAGCACCTCATTCACTTGGTCGTCGTAGAAACCGCCGATGCCGCTGACGCCCAAGCCCAGGTAAATGGCCGCCAAGTTCAGGCGCTGCCCTAGGTGGCCTGCGTCTAGGTGCAGATAGCGGTAAACCCGATCCCCATAGGCAGCGGTGGCGGCCTTGAGGTCGGCGGTGTGGAACAGAACAGCAGCAGCATCGCGGCCTAGTTCTTGCCCTAGGCAGAGGTAGTGCAGTTCGGGCCGAAATTGCTTGAAGCGCACCTGGCGCAGTTCTTGGCTGCGGGGAGCGTAGTAATAGCAACCCGATTCTAGGCCCTCTACATTAGACACGGCCAAGAAGGTTTGCAGGAGGCCCAGGTCGCAGTAGTCGGGATCGCCATCCAGCCCTTGATCCCGGTAGTGCTGGGGCTGGTAGGTGAAGTCTAAGAGCTGCTTCAGCGCCTCGAAGGAGATCGACCCGCCGCTATACTGTCGCGTGGAACGACGGCGCAGGATGGTGGTTTCTAGGGGGCTGAGATCGTTTCCCCAAGGAATGGGGGCAGTTTGGGTGGGCACCCGCAGGCAAAAGGGAAAATTGTACTTGTCCTCTAGGGGGCTGTCGTCGTCGGTTTCGGGAGGGTGGCGAGAGGGCCAGTTGGGGGCGTTGGTGGTGGCGGGCAAGTTAGTGGTTTGGTGGAAATAGTGCAGCAGTTGGCCATCAGGCGCATCTTCGTAGGTGGTTTGGGCCGGGGTGGCAAAAATGGTTTGGGTGAGGGCTAGGTTTTGCTCTACCGCCAGTAAGTCGGCCAGGGGCAGCACCGCTAGCACGCCCTCCTCATCGGGACTGAGGTAGAGCAACTGGGCCATGGCCTCATCGGCAAAGCTGGCGATCAGGTGGGGGCGATAGTCCGTCAGGGCGCTGGCTAGTTCGATGTTGCCCAGCAGGTGCCCCGTATCCAGACAAATGCGGCGATAGGCCCGATCCCGATAGCGCCAAGCCGACCGATAGAACACCCCCGTGACCACGAGGGCCATGTGGGTGGCCTCTAGGGCCGGATGCCAGAAACAGGCGCGCTGGAGGTTGCCCCAGTTGTGATCGTCCCAATAGCGCCATAGGCTATGGGTGCGGGCCTGGTAGTTGTACAGTCCCGCAGGCAGTAGCTTCGTCCCCCGCGACACCAGATACACCTCCGCCGGATACAGCCCCCCCGCCGAGGGCGCTGATCGCAGATAAAACATTTCCCCGGACATGGTGGGGAACTTGGCCGTCAGCCCATAGGCGTTGATCAACAGCCGCGACAGCCGCATCCAGTCATGGGCCTCGGTGGGGGAAACCTCAGAAGCCACCGCCTGATCGCCATCGAGGTAAGGCTTCAGGTCGATCTCCACCCCCACTTGGTAAAACTTGAAGGGGACAGGCTGGCGGGTATAGTCGAGGGGTTGGGCTTGCTGGGCTAGGGTATCGGGATCGTATTTCGTCCGGTGATGATAGTGCTGGGCCAGCGAAAAGAAGGAGTCGGACATAGCCGGGGCATCGGGGCAGGTGCAGTATGTTCAATCTAACCTACTGCCCCCAAAATCTATCGTCTAAGGTGTCTCAGAGCTAGCCTACGGGGCGCTTGTTGCTGGCGTAGGCATTGTACTCTTCGTGGGAGATCACCCGCCAAGGCAGCAGTTGCCCATTGTGCTCTCGGCACAGCAGGCGATAGCGGTGGCCCACAGGGATCCGAATCACCGTGCGGTCAAAGATCATGCGTTTGCCCTTGAGGGTCTTAAAATGCTCCCCTTGCTGGAGATCCTGGAGGATAGACCGGGCTTTTTCAACCACGTGGCGCGGCAGTCCTCGCAGGTCAATCGGGTCGAGATCAAACTTAGCTTGCCAGGTTTGACGCTGCTGCTGACGATCTGCCGCCTGGTGTTGGGCCGCCTGCTTAGCCAGGGCTTCCTGCTGGCAGCGATGACAGATTTGCCCCCGGCCACGGTGGCCACAGGGAAACGTGTGCTGGCGTTTGGCTTTAGCCATGGCGATTGCTCAGGATTTCGGCACTGGGTATAGCGGCCTCAGGGCATCAGTCGGTTCACCCTCAGTTCGGTTCACCCTCAGTATTGAGTAGCAGTTGATTCGGGCACCGCTCAAGGAGAAGACTCTTCCCATTCTAGGGGCTGGGGCTGGGCTAGCCGCCCTCCGAGGGGAAGAAACTGACCGGAAACGCAGAATATTAAGAACCATTAAACCTGTCCGCAATACTACGGAAGGAAGGATGGGACGGTGCCCTAGGGCTGCTGATGTACAAAGGCAATGAATACGGGAGAATGGAAGAGCCTGATGTCTTAGCTTAGGATCCACATAGTCTGGATCGTTGTTCCTTTTCCCTGCTATTGGGGTAAAAGCTATGGCCGTTTCCCCACCCTCCACCGCCACTGCATCCCAGGGCGACCGCCTGCTGCGGGGTATTGCCCTGGCCACCAACCGCTTGCTAACCACGGCTAATCACTACCAGGGAGTGCAGGCAGCCCTCGATGCCCTAGGCGATGCCACAGATGTAGACCGTATCTATATTTTTCAGCAGCATCCCCACCCCGAAACGGGGGAGATTGTCGTGAGCCAACGGTGGGAATGGGTTGCCCCAGGGGTAACGCCCGAAATGGGTAATCCTGACTTAGTGAACTATCCCCACCAGACGATGCTGCCTCGCTGGTACAACACCCTGGCGCGAGGAGAGGCGATTCAAGGGTTAGTCAAGGATTTTCCCCCTGGGGAGCAGGCGCTTTTGGCACCCCAGGGCATTATTTCCATTTTGGTCGTGCCCATTCTGATTCGCGACCAGTGTTGGGGGTTTGCCGGGTTTGATGACTGTCGCCAAGAACGACAGTGGGATCACAACTCCCAGGCGGCTCTCCTTGCCATTGCGGGCAGCATTGGTGGGGCTATTTCCCGACACCAGGCCGAGATGGATCTCACCCGCCTCAATGCCACCCTAGAGCAACGGGTGCAGGATCGCACCGCCGAACTCCAACAGGCCAAGGATCTTGCAGAACGCGCCAGCCGTGCCAAAAGCGACTTTTTGGCTAACATGAGCCACGAGCTGCGGACTCCCCTCAACGCGATCCTTGGCTTTACCCAGGTGATGCGGCGCGATCTAGACCGCCTGCCTGGTATCCCCACCCATGTGGCCCAAGCCCAGCACGACACCCTGGCCATCATCCACCGCAGCGGCGAGCACCTGCTGGGGCTGATTAATGAAGTGCTAGACATGGCCAAAATTGAAGCGGGCTGCATTACCCTCAACCCCGCTCCCTTTGATCTGCGGCTGATGTTGGTCAGCGTGCTGGATATGTTCCAGCATCGGGCTCAGTCTAAGGGCATCGATCTCGTCTATGACTGTGACCCGGCGGTGCCCCAGGGCGTGGTGGGCGATGAGCGCAAGCTACGGCAAGTTTTGATCAATATTCTAGGCAATGCCCTGAAATTTACTGAGGCTGGCTCCGTAACACTACGGATATCGGCGACCCCATCCCCCCATTCCGGCCCCATTTCCCTGGCGTTTGAGGTCGTGGACACAGGCCCCGGCATTGCGGAGGATGAAATTCTGACCTTGTTTGCGCCCTTTGCCCAAACTGCCACCGGACGACAGGCCCAAGAAGGCACGGGGTTA contains:
- a CDS encoding SagB/ThcOx family dehydrogenase, giving the protein MSDSFFSLAQHYHHRTKYDPDTLAQQAQPLDYTRQPVPFKFYQVGVEIDLKPYLDGDQAVASEVSPTEAHDWMRLSRLLINAYGLTAKFPTMSGEMFYLRSAPSAGGLYPAEVYLVSRGTKLLPAGLYNYQARTHSLWRYWDDHNWGNLQRACFWHPALEATHMALVVTGVFYRSAWRYRDRAYRRICLDTGHLLGNIELASALTDYRPHLIASFADEAMAQLLYLSPDEEGVLAVLPLADLLAVEQNLALTQTIFATPAQTTYEDAPDGQLLHYFHQTTNLPATTNAPNWPSRHPPETDDDSPLEDKYNFPFCLRVPTQTAPIPWGNDLSPLETTILRRRSTRQYSGGSISFEALKQLLDFTYQPQHYRDQGLDGDPDYCDLGLLQTFLAVSNVEGLESGCYYYAPRSQELRQVRFKQFRPELHYLCLGQELGRDAAAVLFHTADLKAATAAYGDRVYRYLHLDAGHLGQRLNLAAIYLGLGVSGIGGFYDDQVNEVLGIPADEAVIYITTLGQPANT
- a CDS encoding response regulator, coding for MAVSPPSTATASQGDRLLRGIALATNRLLTTANHYQGVQAALDALGDATDVDRIYIFQQHPHPETGEIVVSQRWEWVAPGVTPEMGNPDLVNYPHQTMLPRWYNTLARGEAIQGLVKDFPPGEQALLAPQGIISILVVPILIRDQCWGFAGFDDCRQERQWDHNSQAALLAIAGSIGGAISRHQAEMDLTRLNATLEQRVQDRTAELQQAKDLAERASRAKSDFLANMSHELRTPLNAILGFTQVMRRDLDRLPGIPTHVAQAQHDTLAIIHRSGEHLLGLINEVLDMAKIEAGCITLNPAPFDLRLMLVSVLDMFQHRAQSKGIDLVYDCDPAVPQGVVGDERKLRQVLINILGNALKFTEAGSVTLRISATPSPHSGPISLAFEVVDTGPGIAEDEILTLFAPFAQTATGRQAQEGTGLGLAISRQFIELMEGEITVESVVGQGTTFRVRVALPAAAEVAAAPVLPQSVLGLAPNQPTYRILVVDDYRENRRLLVQFLQPLGFDLYEAEDGETAITQWRTHRPHLIWMDIRMPGMGGEEATRRIKADPAGQDTVIIALTASVFEEERANILAAGCSDFVRKPITEAVLLEKIAQHLGVIYRYGESSSEVPQAPVPAPSDNYALMQALAQQPKAWLHQLYRAARGAEEEEITALVDQLSIQDADLAAALGQRVKEFRLDEIVTLTEGCQAMGNPILSLGQTNPPPRILIVDDRSENRELLRRWLQPIGFDLAEATDGVTAIAAWQTFQPQVILMDIRMPGMDGIAATRHIRQEAKGSPPWIIALTASGSPWEQGEIHAAGCDTLMFKPLVEADLLSLLAQLLNLNYRYPSAKVSE